The window CATTAAGAAGCCAGACGTATCCATAATACCAATTGTGGTGGTTTTAGCTACTTTCGATACAATTTCACATAGGGTTCTATCACTACCTGAGGAATCATAATGCATATGTTTAATAACGCTATGTCCCGGTAGGTTCAAATCATTATTACATAATGCTTTAAATAATGTTCTCATATAATCACAGTCCTTTTATTTATTCAATATCTTGATTATAATCAACATTATTTCATTCGTCAACAAAAGGCATTGTTCATATGTTAACAAATATCAAATGAGTTTGAAACTATAAACAAAAAGAGCCTATGACATATATCATAGGCCCCTCACATGGAAGTCTCATAGATTATCTATTTTAGATCTAATTCCTTTAGGTAAGCTTTAAAGCTTTCACCCAATTCTTCGTTGCGCAATGCATACTCAACAGTGGCTTTTAAATAGCCCAATTTATCCCCTGTATCGTAGCGAATACCTTCATATGCTAATGCATACGTATCCGTTTTAGAGGCTGCCAATGCATCAGTTAATTGGACTTCATTACCTACACCAGGCTTAGTAGCTTCTAAGATATTAAAAATATCTGGTGTTAAAATATAACGACCTAATACAGCGAGTCGAGATGGAGCATCCTCTTTCTTAGGTTTTTCCACCAAGTTATCAACGCGATATAAATTATCAGCCAATGCTTCACCAGATACAATACCATAAGAACTAACTTTATCTTCCGGTACAAATTGAGCGCCTAAAATAATACCAGGATGCTCATTATAGCAATCAATCAACTGTTTTAAGCATGGATTTTCTGGATTGTAAACAATATCATCACCAAGTAATACTGCAAATGGCTCATCACCAATAAATGCTTTTGCACACAATACAGCATCACCAAGTCCACGAGGTGCTTTTTGACGAATAAAGTGAACTTTAATGTCCGCCAAATCCTTGATCATAGCCAATGGTTTATTTTTACCTTGACTTTGTAATAACAATTCTAATTCAACACTACTATCAAAATGGTCCTCAATAGCACGTTTATTACGACCTGTAATAATTAGAATTTCTTCAATCCCAGAATCTAAAGCTTCTTTTACAATGTATTGGATAGCAGGTGTATCGACAATAGGAAGCATTTCTTTTGGTTGTGCCTTGGTAGCTGGTAAGAAACGTGTACCAAAACCAGCTGCTGGAATTACAGCTTTTCTAATGCGTTGCATAGTATTCTCCTAACTAAAAGTCTTTACCTACAAATTTAATTTTCCATTGATCATTTTTATTTTTATGTCCATCTTTATATGTTAAGTACATATCGAAGGAGTGTAAATCACGATGCCATGTATAATAGACAGAATCAATATCCCCACTCATCATGTTATTCTTAACACTTACAGAAATATCATCAAGGCGAGTCAATTTATAGGTACCACCATAAATAAGCTCTTTTGGAAGCTCTGTCGTATCAAAACGATAAGGTGAATTATTGTAGGTAATATTTCGTTGATTATAGCTAACCCATACATTAGCACGATTACCAACTTTAGATTGGAATCTAGCCCCCCAATAAGGCATGCTACGGATACTACCATCATAGCCATAGTAGTCACGTTGGTAACCACCTAAGAAGCGCAAATCAGCATTTTTGCCAAGCTTAATCGGATCATGAGAAACTTCTGCATAATATTCTTTATGAGAACCTTTTACAGAACCCTCTTTCCAATAACCAGCATTAATACCACCACGTACAGTAATTGGAGAATTCCCTACATGATATGTATGAGTATCCAAACGAGCTTCACCTATTTTTTCTACCCATACTGTTTCATCATTATATTCATTAGACTCCTTGCTATACCCAACAGAAGCAGTCCCCCAAGGTAAATAATGACGATATCCCACCTGAGGTTTAAAACCAGATTTAGAATACCAACGATAGTCAATATAAGCTTCACCGTTTTTACCGATAGGATATTCTGTACTACCATGTAAGCCAATACCATCATCGTTACTATACGTAGGTTTTGGTATTAAGGAAAAAATACTAAATTTGCCTTCTTTGTCATGACGCAATGAAGTCGTATAAGATGGCAAGGATAATACTTTAAAGTTTTTAATATAAAAGGATGGTTTTTTAATAACGACTTTATCACCAGGATATACCTGAATATCTTGACCCTCCACACGATAATCTGGAGTATGAACAAAAGCCATTGCATGTTTTGTAGTTACCATGCCCTTTTCCATATGGCCTATTTGACCATCAAAAGTGGCGTTATTGCCCTTTACATAATAGGGATCGCTCCATCCCATGGCTTGGTCCGCCTCAAAGTGACGATCACTAGTGCGATACGTCATATTTTGACCTGTAATATCTTTTGTTTTACCGCCATCTTCCAAATAACGATAGCCCCCAACAGTACGATACTCTGTAGTTTTAGTATTACCTTCAATACGTGGAGCCATCAAAGTTTGATTACCTTGAGACACCACAACATCGCCTTGAGCATATACATCACCTGTAGAGCCAGTATAAGACATTTTGTTAGCATCGATACGTGTAGGCAACTGTTCAGCAGGAGTAGCAGATTTCGCTTTTTCACCACGACGTACAACACGGATATTACTATATTCAGGTGTAGATGCTTTAGAAATTTCTCCTGCATAGGATTGACCTACGCTATCCAATGTATCTTGATATACAATAGTTGACTCAGTAGCGGCCCATACAGGTTGTGCTAAACAAAAAACACATGCCGCTGCCAGCCATTGTACTTTACGTTTCCTCATGGTTACTAGAACTCCTATTACTTTAAGAATTTGTTAATTATTGATTACGCTTTACAACAACGATAGGTTGAGAAACATTTTCTACAGGTTCTTCTGGCTCCTCAACTGCTGTAGCATCTTCAGCTACAGCTGCATTTTCATCAGTATCATTATTTTCTACATATTCTTCAGATTCACCTGTTGTATTAGGTACAGTTACAGCATCAGCTAATTCATCATCACTATGAGCTAAACCATCGCCACCAATAACAAGACCTTGAATTGTTACGGAATCTTGAGGTTGTACATATACAGTAGCACCAGCTGGGTACTCAATATTTTTACCTTTGATGAAAGCGCCCCCTACAAGCCCAACAGGACCGAGTAGAACTGCGCCCGCCACAGATGCACCTGCTGCTTTAACTTCACTACGAGTTTTATCCTTAGCCTCTTTACCTTGTACAGCAGTAAATTCTGTACCATCAATAGCTGGGATTGTATCAAATGTAATATCTAACGCACCATTACGACCAAAGGAACGAGCCTTTTTCAAAGAAGTAATTGTTCCGGAACCTACAGTGCCCGCAGGTACTAATAAGACATTGCCATCCATTACATTTTCTGCAACAGTAAAGGATACAGTATCACCTTCACGACTAGTTTTAGAAGAAACCGCTTCATTTAAAGTCACTTTGAACACTTGGTTACCAGACAATGTGCCTACTTGGTTAGTAAGAGACACATTGCTACCATATACCTTTGTCTTCAAAGAAATAATACGTTTTTGTAAGGAACCGCTACCAATGCGACCATTAACGCTACGTTCCATCTTTTCTACACGGTCTACAAGAGATCCTGCGTTAATGCTATTTTGATATGTATATTCCAATGCATCCATTTCTTCGCGCAAAGAAATATTAGTACCACTGCCTTCTACAGAATTGTAGAGGGAGTCAACACGTTTGCTCAATGTTGCGGAATTACCATTGAAACCAGTACCATACACGGTTTCATCAAGTTGATTAATGCGGTCCACAACAGCACCATCTTGTACAGTTCCATATACAGTAGTTTCTAAAACATTTGTTTTTTCAGTTACTGTACCAGGAGCGGCAAATGCAGTGCCTGAAATTAGGGATGCCATTAAAAGTGTAAGTACTTGTTTCTTCATAAATTCCTCCACAATGTATCTAATGTATAACTGTTATACAACAGAATAAGCACGGGCCTAAGACCGTGCTTATTCCCTGAGTCTATCAATTTATATGCTCAGTGGCCATTAAATTTTCAAATCAATAATCGCAGATACACCTACGCCTTGAACACGAGATGCACCAACTGGGTTTGTGCTATCAACAGGAACTAAGCCTTTTACACGAACCATACCATTAAAGCTACCTTCTACTTGAGCAACAGCTTTAACTTCTTCAATGCTAGAAGCAGGCCCAGTAACTTGAGCAGCACCGATATAACCTTTTGTACCAATACTGATAATAGGAACTACTTTAGTTGTATATTCAGTACTCAAGTTATTTTGTTTCAATAATTTATTTAGGAAAGAGTCAATTTGTGGACCAAATTTGTTAACAACAATGCCGATACCACCAATTTTAGCTGCACCACCAAGAATGCTGCTAAGTCCACCAGCTTGAGTTGTCAAGATACCACCAAATGCAGTTGTAGTTAAACAAATCCCTAGAACAGCTGTAATAATCTTCTTTTTCATAATAAGCCTCCTATAGATACTTATATTTTAACAAATTCTATACATAGATTCTAGTGAAAGTATAAGAACTTACACATAAAGATACTAACATAATATAGATTTTCGATGAATTCTTAATGAATTTTACGCAACTTAATTTAATGCTATCATCAATGATAAATCGTGTCAACATCTAATACGAGCTACATCTAGAAAGCTCAAAAATTGAAATAAAAAGATTAACAAAATGATATAGTTTAATTACTTTTATTAATTATAAATTTAACAAATTCGTGGAACCTGATCTTCACCTAATAAATCAATCAAACGAACACCTCCAATAGCCGTTTGTAGACCAACCTTACCAATATTTTTATCTAAAGTTTTACCAATTAAAACTGCTTCGCTTCCCTCTTCAAAACTATGAAGAATCTTGAGAACTTCGTCCGTAACAGATGGTTCAACGATAAGAACTACTTTCCCTTCATTCGCTAAATATAAAGGGTCATACCCCAATATATTACATACTGACTGCACTTCTTCATGAATAGGTATGGCCGTTTCTTCAACTTTAATGCCTACTTGACTCTGATCAGCGATCTCTTTTAAAACGGTACCTAGGCCACCACGAGTGGGATCTCTCAACAAAGCAACTTGAGTTCCTACTTTATCTAATACTGCTTGAACCATCTTATTTAGTGGTGCACAGTCAGTTGTTAAGGAGTCAGATAAATCTAACCCAAACCGTTGCCCCATAACGGCAATGGAGTGATCTCCAATAGCACCAGACAAAATGATATCTAGCCCTGCTTTCACACGATGTGGACCAATATCTATTCCATCTGGAATCATGCCAATACCAGCAGTATTAATGTAGATTTTATCTACTTCGCCCTTTTTAACGACCTTTGTATCACCTGTAATAATTTGAACATTTGCGGCTTTTGCCATTTCTGACATAGTGCGAAGAATTTCATCTAGCTCTTCAAAGGCCAAACCTTCTTCTAAAATAAGACCACAACTTAAATATTGAGGTATCGCGCCATTCATGGCTAAATCATTCACAGTTCCACAAACAGCCAACTTGCCAATATTACCACCAGGAAAGAACGCAGGTTGCACCACATAAGAATCTGTAGAGAAGGCCATGCGCCCGGCTGTAACAGGAAACTGGGCACCATCGTGTAGGGGCGCCAATAAATCATTTGTAAAATATTTCAAAATAAAACGGTCCGTCAACTCATGACTAAATCGTCCACCATTACCATGGACTAAGCGAACTCGTTCCATATTAATCCTCCCACGTCGATCCACCACTAGAATAACCATATTTATACCATGCAGCACAGCTACCCTCTACAGATACCATACAGGCACCTACCGGATGATCTGCGGTACAGCTTTTACCAAATAACGGACATTCACTCGGTTTAATAAGGCCTTGCAAAACACGTCCACATTGACAGCCTTTAGGATCAAGAGATGGTTTATCCAAGTTAATAGGAAGGGCAAGCTCTACATCATAAGCTGCATACTCCCCCTTTAATGCTAAACCAGAGTTAGGAATCACACCAATACCACGCCATACATCATCGCATACTTCATACACTTCCTCGATCATAGCTTGGGCTACAGGGTTTCCCTTCTGCATAACTACAGAATGATACGTATTGCCCACCACAACATTACCAGACTCACGTTGCTCTAAAATATTAGCTATAGCAGACAATATTTCTAAGCCATCAAAGCCAGCGATACAAGATGGAATACCGTATTCTTTGGGCAAAAATCGGTATGGTTCTTCACCAATAATAACACTCACATGGCCAGGTAAAATAAATCCATCGATATGACCTTCTTGTTTATCTAATAGTGCACGCAATGCTGGAGGCACTAATTTATGAGATACTAAAAAGAATACATTCTTAAGTCCTGCTGCGTGAACGGCTTTCACAGTAGCACATATAATCGCAATAGTCGTTTCAAAGCCAATAGCTAAGAATACTATTTTCTTTTCTGAATATTTTTTGCTAAGTTCTATTACCTCTAAAGGCGTATAAATAACATGGATATGAGCTCCTTTTGTTTGAGCTTCATTGAGACTACTATAGCTACCTGGAACCTTTAACATATCCCCAAAGGTAGCAATAATAACATCCTCACGTTCTGCATAGGCTAAAGCCTTATCCATATAGGTTTGATCAGTTACACATACTGGACATCCTGGTCCACTAACAAGTTCTATGCCACTTGGCAATAATTGACGAAGACCTTCTCGGAAAATCGATACTGTATGCGTACCACAAACCTCCATAAGCCGCACAGTTTCACCGGGCTTATGAAGCGCATTGATGCGCCTTAACAAAGCATCAGCTGTGTGCTGCTTTTCCTGCAAAGTAAGCTTCTTCAAGTTCTTCTAACTCCTTAAAGGCCTCTAATGTTTTTTGAGCCTCTTCTTCATCAACAATTTGTACAGCAAAACCTGCATGAACTAACAACCAGTCCCCGACCTTTGCATCTGGTACGAGGAGCAAGCTGCAGTCACGGGTAGCACCTGTCAATTCAACGGTACCAATAGCATCATTCACAGCAATCAATTGCGCTGGTACAGCTAAGCACATATTATCTCCTTATCTATATCATTTATAACAAGTTTTATATACATTTACTTCAATAAAACAGCTCCGAAATATATGAATAAAATTAATATTATTGTATCACAGTTACACTCATTATTTAGTGATAGT of the Veillonella parvula genome contains:
- a CDS encoding HypC/HybG/HupF family hydrogenase formation chaperone is translated as MCLAVPAQLIAVNDAIGTVELTGATRDCSLLLVPDAKVGDWLLVHAGFAVQIVDEEEAQKTLEAFKELEELEEAYFAGKAAHS
- the galU gene encoding UTP--glucose-1-phosphate uridylyltransferase GalU; its protein translation is MQRIRKAVIPAAGFGTRFLPATKAQPKEMLPIVDTPAIQYIVKEALDSGIEEILIITGRNKRAIEDHFDSSVELELLLQSQGKNKPLAMIKDLADIKVHFIRQKAPRGLGDAVLCAKAFIGDEPFAVLLGDDIVYNPENPCLKQLIDCYNEHPGIILGAQFVPEDKVSSYGIVSGEALADNLYRVDNLVEKPKKEDAPSRLAVLGRYILTPDIFNILEATKPGVGNEVQLTDALAASKTDTYALAYEGIRYDTGDKLGYLKATVEYALRNEELGESFKAYLKELDLK
- a CDS encoding organic solvent tolerance protein OstA, yielding MRKRKVQWLAAACVFCLAQPVWAATESTIVYQDTLDSVGQSYAGEISKASTPEYSNIRVVRRGEKAKSATPAEQLPTRIDANKMSYTGSTGDVYAQGDVVVSQGNQTLMAPRIEGNTKTTEYRTVGGYRYLEDGGKTKDITGQNMTYRTSDRHFEADQAMGWSDPYYVKGNNATFDGQIGHMEKGMVTTKHAMAFVHTPDYRVEGQDIQVYPGDKVVIKKPSFYIKNFKVLSLPSYTTSLRHDKEGKFSIFSLIPKPTYSNDDGIGLHGSTEYPIGKNGEAYIDYRWYSKSGFKPQVGYRHYLPWGTASVGYSKESNEYNDETVWVEKIGEARLDTHTYHVGNSPITVRGGINAGYWKEGSVKGSHKEYYAEVSHDPIKLGKNADLRFLGGYQRDYYGYDGSIRSMPYWGARFQSKVGNRANVWVSYNQRNITYNNSPYRFDTTELPKELIYGGTYKLTRLDDISVSVKNNMMSGDIDSVYYTWHRDLHSFDMYLTYKDGHKNKNDQWKIKFVGKDF
- the hypE gene encoding hydrogenase expression/formation protein HypE, producing the protein MERVRLVHGNGGRFSHELTDRFILKYFTNDLLAPLHDGAQFPVTAGRMAFSTDSYVVQPAFFPGGNIGKLAVCGTVNDLAMNGAIPQYLSCGLILEEGLAFEELDEILRTMSEMAKAANVQIITGDTKVVKKGEVDKIYINTAGIGMIPDGIDIGPHRVKAGLDIILSGAIGDHSIAVMGQRFGLDLSDSLTTDCAPLNKMVQAVLDKVGTQVALLRDPTRGGLGTVLKEIADQSQVGIKVEETAIPIHEEVQSVCNILGYDPLYLANEGKVVLIVEPSVTDEVLKILHSFEEGSEAVLIGKTLDKNIGKVGLQTAIGGVRLIDLLGEDQVPRIC
- the hypD gene encoding hydrogenase formation protein HypD, which codes for MKKLTLQEKQHTADALLRRINALHKPGETVRLMEVCGTHTVSIFREGLRQLLPSGIELVSGPGCPVCVTDQTYMDKALAYAEREDVIIATFGDMLKVPGSYSSLNEAQTKGAHIHVIYTPLEVIELSKKYSEKKIVFLAIGFETTIAIICATVKAVHAAGLKNVFFLVSHKLVPPALRALLDKQEGHIDGFILPGHVSVIIGEEPYRFLPKEYGIPSCIAGFDGLEILSAIANILEQRESGNVVVGNTYHSVVMQKGNPVAQAMIEEVYEVCDDVWRGIGVIPNSGLALKGEYAAYDVELALPINLDKPSLDPKGCQCGRVLQGLIKPSECPLFGKSCTADHPVGACMVSVEGSCAAWYKYGYSSGGSTWED